A window of Deltaproteobacteria bacterium genomic DNA:
CTACGACCTGCGCTCACCCCAACTACAACTGGCCGATCTCCAGCTTCAACCGGACGGGGTCCTGGAAGAGGCCCATGCCAGCGGGCGCCTCACCTGGACCGGAAGTCTTGCCGGCGGCGCCACTCTGACCGCGTCGCGGGGCAGCCTCCTGGGTCTCGATTACACGGACCTCGCGGCCACGGTCGATGTAGCCCGGCCATGGCTCGTACTGGATTCCCTTCGGCTGAAGGCTCTCAACGGTGAGTTGGAAGCCGATGGCCGCATGCAACTCCGGGACGCCCCTTTCCCGTTCGAGGCCGCGTTGCGTGTGCGCGGCATGGATATCGGCGCCTACCTCGACGGCACCGCCGGCATCCCCCCGGCAAGAGGAACCCTTGAGGCCGACCTGCGCATGGCCGGACAAGGACACACCTGGGACGCGGTCAAGTCCACGCTCGCCGGGAATGGAAAGGCCGCGGTTCTCGGCGGCCGGGTGCTGGAGTTCAATCTGGCCGAGCAGGCCCTCGAAGGCATCACCGGCATCCAGGGTCTGACCGAGCTCTTCAGCCGCGGCCTCAGGGACCGCTATCCGCACATCTTCCAGCGCGGCACCACCGTCCTGGAGCAGCTCGATGGAGAATTCAAGGCAGAGGGCGGCAAAGTCGCCATCGAGCGCATCACCCTCAAGGCCAAGGACTACGACGTCACCGGCACGGGCTCCGTGGACCTCGACGGCGTCACCGAGATCGAGGGCGTGCTGACCGTGTCCCAGGGCCTGTCCGCCGACCTGGTGCCTCCCTCCCGGCTCCGCGTCCTCGCCAACGGCCAGGGCGAGATCGAGCTGCCCTTTTCCGTCGACGGCACATTGCCGGGTGTTCACGTGAGGCCCGGGCCCCAACTGGTCGCGCGCCTGCGTCAGATAGGCGTGCGCGCACGCCTGGGACGGCTGTTGGACCTCTTCCCTGGAATAAAGACCAGACTGGTGCCGGAGGAAAGCGCCGCGGAATCGCCGGAAACTCGGAAGTCGCCCAAGGACACTCCCGAAGCAGCGGAGGACAAACAGGAGAAGCCCCGGGCGACGCGGCAACCCGAAGACCCGCTGCAACAGCTCATCGACCGCGGACTCAGGCTATTCCGCGGCAACGATTGAGCCCGCGAGCGAAACACCTCCCGAGAACGCGAGCAGAGCCGCAAGGTCCGGAAACCACCCTATGTGGGACAAGGCAGTCAGACAGCCCGCGACCACCACCGAACAGCTCCAGGGGTTCGTCGAGCGGGTCACCTTCCATAGCGAGGACAGCGGCTTTTGCGTCCTGCAGGTGAAGGCCCGCGGCCAGCGGGACCTGGTGACGGTGGTGGGCAACGCGGGCGCGGTGAACGCGGGCGAGGAGATCGACTGCCAGGGGGGCTGGGTCAACGACGCCACCTACGGCCTCCAGTTCCGCGCGGCGGCCCTGAGAGTCATTCCCCCCACCACCCTCGAAGGGGTCGAGAAGTACCTGGGGTCGGGGTTGATCAAGGGCATCGGCCCGCACTTCGCGCACCAGCTCGTCAAGGAGTTCGGCGCCGAGGTGTTCGACGTCATCGAGCAGGACCCGGACCGGCTGCGCACGCTGGAGGGCATCGGCACCAAGCGCCAGGAGCGCGTCGTCGAGGCGTGGCGCGAGCAGAAGGCCATCCGCGAGATCATGGTCTTCCTGCACACCCACGGCATCGGCAACGCGCGCGCGGCGCGCATCTACCGGGTGTACGGCGACGCCGCCATCGAGCGCATCCGGGAGAACCCCTACCGGCTGGCCCTGGACATCCACGGCATCGGCTTCCTCACCGCGGACGTCATCGCGCAAAAGCTGGGCATCCCGTCGGACTCGGTGATTCGCATCCGCGCGGCCCTGCACCACGTGCTCTGGGAATTGTCGTCCGAAGGGCACTGCGCGGCGGCGCGACCGAACCTGATGGAGCGCACGGTGGAGCTTCTCGAAGTGACGCCCGCGCTGGTGGAAGAGGCCATCGGGCTGGAGGTAGCGGCGGGAAACCTCGTGGCGGAGCACGTGGGGGGCGAGCCGGCGCTGTTCCTCACCCCGCTCCACCGCGCCGAGGCCGGCGTCGCCGGCCATCTGCAACGGCTTCTGCGCGGCGCACCGCCCTGGGGCAAGGTCGACGGCGCGCGGGCGATTCCATGGGTGGAGCAGGCCACCGGCCTGAGCCTGTCGGAGTCCCAGCGCCGGGCGGTGGAGACCGTGCTCGACGGCAAGGTCACCGTGTTGACCGGCGGACCGGGGGTGGGCAAGACCACCATCGTCAACAGCATCCTCAAGCTGGTGGAGGCACGACGCGCCCAGGTGCTGCTGTGCGCGCCCACCGGGCGCGCGGCCAAGCGCCTGTCGGAGTCCGCCGGCGCCGAAGCACGCACCATCCACCGCCTGCTGGAATTCGATCCCAGGCAGATGGGCTTTCGCAAGGATGAAGCCGATCCCCTGGACGTGGAGCTGCTGGTGGTGGACGAGGCGTCCATGGTGGACGTGCTGCTGATGAACCAGCTCCTCAAGGCCGTGCCCACCCACGCCGCGGTGCTGTTCGTGGGGGACGTGGACCAGCTCCCCTCGGTGGGACCGGGTTCGGTGCTGCAGGACATCATCGAGTCCGGACAGGTACCCACGGTGCGGCTCACGGAGATCTTCCGGCAGGCGGCATCCTCAAGCATCGTGGTCAACGCCCACCGCATCAACGACGGCATGGCCGTCGAAACCCCGGACGGGAGCGGCGAGCTGCAGGACTTCTATTTCATTCCGGCCGAGTCCCCCGAGGAAATCCACGACAAGCTGTTCCAGGTGGTCACCGAGCGCATACCCAAGCGCTTCGACCTGAGCCCCATCCGGGACATCCAGGTGCTGACCCCCATGAACCGCGGCAGCCTGGGCACGCGCTCGCTCAACGTGGAGTTGCAGAAGCGACTAAACGCCGGCGCCGAGCCCCAGGTGAGCCGCTTCGGCTGGAGCTACGCGCCGCGGGACAAGGTCATCCAGACCATCAACAACTATGACAAGGAAGTCTTCAACGGCGACATCGGGCAGGTGTCGCGGGTCGACCTGGACGAGGGCCAGCTCCACGTCGTCTTCGACGACCGCACGGTGCCCTACGATTTCACCGAGCTGGACGAGATCGCCCTGGCCTACGCCACCTCGGTGCACAAGAGCCAGGGCTCCGAGTACCCGGCGGTGGTGATCCCGCTGGCCATGCAGCACTACCTGCTGCTGCAGCGCAACCTGATCTACACCGCGGTCACACGCGGCAAGCGCCTCGTGGTCATCATCGGCCAGCCCCGCGCCCTGAGCATGGCGGTAGGGAACGCCCGCGCCACGCGCCGCCTCACGAACCTCGCCGCCCGGCTCGCCGGCAGCGCCGCAGCGCCTTCGGCCCTTTCCCTCTTCGGGAGCGACCCCGGGTGAGGCGGCAAGGGTGTATTTGACAGTCCGCTCATCTTTCGAGTACAGCACACCGGGACAGCATCACGAGGTGAACCGACCATGAAAACACTCATTCAGGGCGGCTGGGTGGTGGGTTACGACGGCGGCGGCCACGAGCTCCTGCCCGACGGCGTGGTGGTCTACGAGGATGATCGCATCATTCACGTGGGTTACGGCTTCGACGGACCGGTGGACCGCACCATCGACGCGCGCGGCCGGTTGATCGGGCCGGGACTCATCAACTGCCACATCCACGCGGGCACCAACGCCCGCCACGTCATGCTGAACGACGCCACCAAAACAGACTACCTCGGGATGAACTTCCTGTCCTACGGGGCCATGCGGCGTGGCGCCAAGGGCATGGGGCCGCCGCCGCGCGCGGGGGTGGAGGGGAAGTTCGGCGTGTGGGCCGCCATGCGCGGCGGCGCCACCACCATCCTGGACGTGGGTACCCGCGGGACCATGATCGACGGCTTTACCGAGATGATCGGTGAGCTGGGTGCGCGCGCCTACCTCGGCGCCGGCTATCGCAGCGCCGCCTACGTGCTCGACGACCAGGGACGCATCCAGTGGGACTGGAACGAGGCCAGCGGCGAACAGGGGCTGGCACGGGCCGTGGAATACGCGCAACAGCACGACGGCGCCCACGACGGCCGCATCCGCGCCATGCTGTACCCCGGGCAACTGGACACCTGCACACCCGAGCTGCTCCAGGCGACGAAGCGCGCCGCAGCCGATCTCGGCATCGGCATCCAGCTCCACACCGCCATGAATCCCCTGGAGTTCCAGTCGACCCTGCGGCAGCGCGGGGTGACGCCGATCCAGTACCTGCACGACCTGGACTTCCTGGGCGAGGAAGTGATCCTCGGACACTGCGTGTTTCACAGCCGGCACTCCTGGTGCCACTACCCCTACACCGACGACCTGGCGATGCTGGCGGACAGTGGCGCCTCGGTGGCGCACGCCCCCTACAAGTACGCCAAGATGGGCATCGCGCTGGAATCCTTCGACGCGTACCGGCAGCGCGGCATCAACGTGGTGCTGGGGACGGACACCTTCCCGCAGGACATGGTGCACGAGATGCGTCTGGCGGGCCTCGCCTGCC
This region includes:
- a CDS encoding chlorohydrolase family protein, whose product is MKTLIQGGWVVGYDGGGHELLPDGVVVYEDDRIIHVGYGFDGPVDRTIDARGRLIGPGLINCHIHAGTNARHVMLNDATKTDYLGMNFLSYGAMRRGAKGMGPPPRAGVEGKFGVWAAMRGGATTILDVGTRGTMIDGFTEMIGELGARAYLGAGYRSAAYVLDDQGRIQWDWNEASGEQGLARAVEYAQQHDGAHDGRIRAMLYPGQLDTCTPELLQATKRAAADLGIGIQLHTAMNPLEFQSTLRQRGVTPIQYLHDLDFLGEEVILGHCVFHSRHSWCHYPYTDDLAMLADSGASVAHAPYKYAKMGIALESFDAYRQRGINVVLGTDTFPQDMVHEMRLAGLACRLVEGSFRAGKPYDVYHAATLGAAKALRRDDLGRLAPGAKADMILADLRRTHFGAVRDPIKSLVEGGSGSDIETIIVDGETLLEGGRPTRFDEAELLTEIQEGAQPLWDSVPEWRALGETIDDVAPMSYPVRPR
- a CDS encoding AsmA-like C-terminal region-containing protein; protein product: MRSLLIALMVLIIVAAALLGWALYNIDTIITWNKDRIIAAAARRTGRTIDFDRVHVTFRGGIRVRILGLAVSEDPALGSGRFFDAPEVRVGLEIHPLRRQVTVTRVDTAGAVLHHRDGRRHLRLRDLKLEVDSDGDRATVRTLDFRLGQAQVSGNGVIESFNPLAIGYDLRSPQLQLADLQLQPDGVLEEAHASGRLTWTGSLAGGATLTASRGSLLGLDYTDLAATVDVARPWLVLDSLRLKALNGELEADGRMQLRDAPFPFEAALRVRGMDIGAYLDGTAGIPPARGTLEADLRMAGQGHTWDAVKSTLAGNGKAAVLGGRVLEFNLAEQALEGITGIQGLTELFSRGLRDRYPHIFQRGTTVLEQLDGEFKAEGGKVAIERITLKAKDYDVTGTGSVDLDGVTEIEGVLTVSQGLSADLVPPSRLRVLANGQGEIELPFSVDGTLPGVHVRPGPQLVARLRQIGVRARLGRLLDLFPGIKTRLVPEESAAESPETRKSPKDTPEAAEDKQEKPRATRQPEDPLQQLIDRGLRLFRGND
- a CDS encoding ATP-dependent RecD-like DNA helicase, whose translation is MWDKAVRQPATTTEQLQGFVERVTFHSEDSGFCVLQVKARGQRDLVTVVGNAGAVNAGEEIDCQGGWVNDATYGLQFRAAALRVIPPTTLEGVEKYLGSGLIKGIGPHFAHQLVKEFGAEVFDVIEQDPDRLRTLEGIGTKRQERVVEAWREQKAIREIMVFLHTHGIGNARAARIYRVYGDAAIERIRENPYRLALDIHGIGFLTADVIAQKLGIPSDSVIRIRAALHHVLWELSSEGHCAAARPNLMERTVELLEVTPALVEEAIGLEVAAGNLVAEHVGGEPALFLTPLHRAEAGVAGHLQRLLRGAPPWGKVDGARAIPWVEQATGLSLSESQRRAVETVLDGKVTVLTGGPGVGKTTIVNSILKLVEARRAQVLLCAPTGRAAKRLSESAGAEARTIHRLLEFDPRQMGFRKDEADPLDVELLVVDEASMVDVLLMNQLLKAVPTHAAVLFVGDVDQLPSVGPGSVLQDIIESGQVPTVRLTEIFRQAASSSIVVNAHRINDGMAVETPDGSGELQDFYFIPAESPEEIHDKLFQVVTERIPKRFDLSPIRDIQVLTPMNRGSLGTRSLNVELQKRLNAGAEPQVSRFGWSYAPRDKVIQTINNYDKEVFNGDIGQVSRVDLDEGQLHVVFDDRTVPYDFTELDEIALAYATSVHKSQGSEYPAVVIPLAMQHYLLLQRNLIYTAVTRGKRLVVIIGQPRALSMAVGNARATRRLTNLAARLAGSAAAPSALSLFGSDPG